A region from the Pseudomonadota bacterium genome encodes:
- a CDS encoding glycoside hydrolase family 3 protein has protein sequence MKKHIFTSVIIILLCINIVWGANLKDPHLLFIRDIELVLFLVSAFSFLGITLLHRNIKFKVFTFLCVTVLLVVVSFNEYEYQNDYERIVANPSNRYSKINRRLIIGFKDKDEAIQLSKNGIAGIFLTKRNIQNETFSSLKNFISGLQRTRKELCLPLLIIATDQEGGPVSRLSPIIKRQEALALVHKKNQSSLDYGRKQGKLLNELGVTVNFSPVVDLKPQLPPSKLDFHSLIATRAISSIPQEVINVALPYIVGLKENGVTATLKHFPGLARVQTDTHHFSASIDTDLVILENTDWLPFTELLKKSNSWLMLSHVILKQVDPINPVSTSKKVVDELLRSKLKIDNILVTDDLTMGATYNRGFCKSVVESYLTSINYLLIAYDYEKYFDAVICIDNHDKSKHAEL, from the coding sequence GTGAAAAAACATATTTTTACATCTGTCATTATAATATTACTATGCATAAACATTGTATGGGGAGCTAATTTAAAAGATCCACACTTACTTTTTATTAGAGATATCGAACTAGTATTATTCTTAGTGTCAGCATTTTCTTTTCTGGGAATTACACTCTTACATAGGAATATAAAGTTCAAAGTTTTCACTTTTTTGTGTGTGACAGTGTTATTGGTTGTTGTATCTTTTAACGAATACGAATATCAGAATGACTATGAACGTATAGTTGCCAATCCTTCAAATCGATACTCAAAAATAAACCGTCGCCTCATCATTGGATTTAAGGATAAAGATGAGGCAATACAGCTATCTAAAAATGGGATAGCAGGAATATTTCTCACTAAGAGAAATATTCAAAATGAGACCTTTTCATCCTTGAAAAATTTTATATCAGGGCTTCAACGTACAAGAAAAGAACTATGTCTACCATTATTGATAATTGCTACCGATCAGGAAGGCGGCCCTGTTTCACGTTTGTCCCCGATAATTAAAAGACAAGAAGCTCTTGCCTTAGTACATAAAAAAAATCAATCAAGTCTTGATTATGGAAGGAAGCAAGGAAAATTACTAAATGAACTTGGAGTAACAGTCAACTTCAGCCCCGTAGTAGATTTAAAACCACAGCTTCCACCGAGCAAATTAGACTTCCATTCATTAATTGCAACTAGAGCTATATCCTCAATCCCACAAGAAGTGATAAATGTAGCGTTACCATATATTGTAGGCTTAAAAGAGAATGGGGTTACAGCAACACTTAAACACTTTCCTGGGTTAGCAAGAGTTCAGACGGATACACATCATTTTTCTGCATCAATAGATACAGACCTTGTCATCCTAGAAAATACAGACTGGCTCCCATTTACTGAGTTACTTAAAAAGAGTAACTCATGGTTGATGCTATCTCATGTAATATTAAAACAAGTAGACCCTATAAACCCTGTGTCCACTTCAAAAAAAGTAGTCGACGAATTATTGCGATCTAAATTGAAAATCGATAATATTTTAGTAACTGATGATTTAACGATGGGTGCTACCTATAATCGAGGGTTCTGCAAAAGTGTTGTAGAGTCTTATTTAACTAGTATCAATTATTTATTAATTGCCTACGATTATGAAAAATACTTTGACGCAGTGATTTGCATCGACAATCATGACAAGTCAAAGCACGCGGAATTGTGA